From Defluviimonas aquaemixtae, one genomic window encodes:
- a CDS encoding DUF3108 domain-containing protein, translated as MAAPSTAEQNDRAVFDLSLRGIHAGTLSVSGAIEGGRYAVAGVLQSGGLLALVRKVRYDARSQGRYTGGRFTPARYEEDADTGKRKSQSVMEYRSGVPQVKVYNPPKPPRDGDLDPATQGGTVDPLTALYAALRDVPAQSACRLKLTLFDGRRRSQVALGEPKKNGDGGVSCAGEYRRLAGFSANDMAEKSRFSFVLRYEPTGGGKLRVRDISMDTLYGKGRLTRR; from the coding sequence ATGGCCGCCCCCTCCACCGCAGAGCAGAATGACAGGGCGGTCTTCGACCTGTCACTGAGGGGTATCCATGCCGGAACGCTCTCGGTCTCGGGCGCGATCGAGGGCGGTCGCTATGCGGTGGCCGGCGTCCTGCAATCGGGCGGCCTCCTCGCGCTCGTCCGGAAGGTCCGGTACGACGCCCGATCGCAGGGCCGCTACACCGGTGGCCGATTCACGCCCGCGCGCTACGAGGAGGACGCCGATACCGGAAAGCGCAAGTCGCAATCGGTCATGGAGTACCGCTCGGGCGTGCCGCAGGTGAAGGTCTACAACCCGCCGAAGCCGCCACGCGATGGCGATCTCGACCCCGCGACCCAAGGCGGCACGGTCGATCCGCTGACCGCGCTCTACGCAGCTTTGCGCGACGTACCGGCGCAAAGCGCCTGCCGGCTGAAACTCACCCTGTTCGATGGCCGCCGCCGCAGCCAGGTGGCGCTCGGCGAACCGAAGAAGAATGGTGATGGCGGCGTATCCTGCGCCGGCGAATACCGGCGTCTCGCCGGTTTTTCGGCCAACGACATGGCCGAGAAAAGCCGTTTCTCCTTCGTGCTGCGCTACGAGCCCACCGGCGGCGGCAAGCTCCGCGTCCGGGACATTTCGATGGACACGCTCTATGGCAAAGGCAGGCTCACTCGGCGATAA
- the hrpB gene encoding ATP-dependent helicase HrpB, translating to MTDRLPIDDALPDLIRALHAAGRAVLRAPPGAGKTTRVPLALAEAGLAEGRIVMLEPRRLAARAAAERMAETLGENVGGTVGYRIRGEVRISKATRIEVVTEGILTRMLQSDPDLPGIGAVIFDEFHERSLNADLGLALAWEVRQALRPDLIILVMSATLDAEPVAMLLDDAPVISSEGRAYPVETRWLPRPVQRSMRFEAAVAGLVAEAAGETEGGILVFLPGEGEIRRVEALLAGRLPPDCAVPPLFGAMEFAAQRAAIVPARAGRKVVLATSIAETSLTIEDIRVVVDAGRARRARFDPSSGMSRLVTERVTKAEADQRRGRAGRVAKGTCYRMWTKGEEGGLAPFPPAEIEAADLAGLALDLALWGTDGADLAFLTPPPAPALAEARALLTALGALDAMHRITPHGRALAALPLHPRLGHMLVTAGPDAATLAALLADRDPLRGAPCDLTLRLAAIRDPKGYEADHPHRVDRGSVERIRAEARRLARLVKPVANRYDPAEMAALAYPDRIGLRRKGEAPRYVLSGGKGAVIAEDDPMSQARLIVTTDLDGDPREARIRQSARITEAALRRLFPDQIKWQDVAEWSRRDGRVVARRQERLGALVLEDRAWPDSPEEALTRAALDGLRQIGLPWSDPARRFRARIELLRREGADLPDVGDDALLLRAEDWLLPHLSGRRTEAELRDLDLTGALKGSLSWDQAQLVDRLAPAHFETPLGRKVPIDYDGDHPSIALRLQEMFGVTAHPTVGPRRLPLRITLLSPAGRPVQTTLDLPGFWATSYTDVRKDMRGRYPKHPWPEDPTEHAPTLRAKPRRS from the coding sequence GTGACCGATCGCCTGCCCATCGACGACGCCCTGCCGGACCTGATCCGCGCGCTTCACGCCGCGGGCCGGGCCGTGCTTAGGGCCCCGCCGGGCGCGGGCAAGACGACGCGCGTGCCGCTCGCGCTGGCGGAGGCCGGGCTGGCCGAGGGCCGCATCGTCATGCTCGAGCCGCGCCGCCTCGCCGCCCGCGCCGCGGCAGAACGGATGGCCGAGACGCTGGGCGAGAATGTCGGAGGCACCGTGGGCTACCGCATCCGGGGCGAAGTCCGCATCTCGAAGGCAACGCGGATCGAGGTCGTGACCGAGGGCATTCTCACGCGGATGCTGCAGTCCGATCCCGACCTGCCGGGCATCGGCGCGGTGATCTTTGACGAGTTCCACGAACGCTCCCTGAACGCCGATCTCGGCCTCGCGCTTGCATGGGAGGTGCGGCAGGCGCTCAGACCCGATCTCATCATACTGGTCATGTCCGCGACGCTCGACGCCGAACCGGTCGCGATGCTTCTCGACGACGCGCCGGTCATCAGTTCCGAGGGCCGCGCCTATCCGGTCGAGACGCGCTGGCTGCCCCGCCCCGTGCAACGCTCCATGCGGTTCGAGGCGGCGGTGGCCGGCCTCGTCGCGGAGGCGGCAGGCGAAACCGAGGGCGGCATTCTCGTCTTCCTGCCGGGCGAAGGAGAGATTCGCCGCGTCGAGGCGCTGCTCGCCGGACGTCTGCCACCGGACTGCGCCGTACCGCCGCTTTTCGGCGCGATGGAGTTCGCCGCCCAGCGCGCCGCGATCGTGCCCGCCCGGGCAGGCCGCAAGGTTGTGCTGGCGACCTCGATCGCGGAGACCTCGCTCACAATCGAGGATATCCGCGTCGTCGTCGATGCGGGCCGGGCCCGGCGCGCGCGATTCGACCCTTCATCCGGCATGTCGCGGCTCGTTACCGAACGTGTGACCAAGGCCGAGGCCGACCAGAGGCGCGGCCGCGCGGGCCGCGTGGCGAAAGGAACCTGCTACCGGATGTGGACGAAAGGCGAGGAAGGCGGCCTCGCCCCCTTTCCGCCGGCCGAGATCGAGGCGGCGGACCTCGCGGGCCTCGCGCTGGATCTGGCGCTCTGGGGAACTGACGGTGCGGACCTCGCCTTCCTCACACCGCCCCCCGCCCCGGCACTTGCCGAGGCTCGGGCGCTTCTGACCGCGCTCGGCGCGCTCGATGCAATGCATCGCATCACCCCGCATGGCCGCGCGTTAGCGGCGCTGCCCTTGCATCCCCGCCTCGGCCACATGCTCGTGACCGCTGGTCCCGACGCGGCGACGCTCGCCGCACTGTTGGCGGACCGTGATCCCCTGCGCGGCGCGCCGTGCGATCTGACCCTCCGTCTGGCGGCGATTCGCGATCCTAAGGGCTACGAAGCCGACCACCCGCACCGCGTCGACCGGGGCTCGGTCGAACGCATCCGCGCCGAGGCCAGGCGGCTCGCCCGGTTGGTGAAGCCCGTGGCGAACCGCTACGACCCTGCCGAGATGGCCGCCCTCGCCTATCCCGACCGCATCGGGCTGCGACGCAAGGGCGAGGCGCCGCGCTACGTGCTCTCGGGCGGCAAGGGCGCCGTGATCGCCGAGGACGACCCCATGTCCCAGGCGCGCCTGATCGTGACGACAGACCTCGACGGCGACCCGCGCGAGGCACGCATCCGCCAGAGCGCCCGGATCACCGAGGCCGCGCTGCGGCGGCTGTTTCCCGATCAGATCAAATGGCAAGACGTCGCTGAATGGTCGCGCCGCGACGGACGCGTCGTCGCGCGTCGCCAGGAACGGCTCGGCGCGCTCGTGCTCGAAGACCGGGCCTGGCCCGACTCGCCGGAAGAGGCGCTCACCCGGGCCGCGCTCGACGGTCTCCGCCAGATCGGACTTCCTTGGTCCGACCCCGCCCGCCGCTTCCGCGCGCGGATTGAGCTCCTCCGCCGCGAGGGCGCGGACCTGCCGGATGTCGGCGACGACGCGTTGCTCTTACGGGCGGAGGACTGGCTCCTGCCGCATCTTTCCGGCAGGCGGACGGAGGCGGAGCTGCGGGACCTCGACCTGACCGGGGCGTTGAAGGGTTCGCTGAGCTGGGATCAGGCGCAACTCGTCGACCGCCTCGCGCCTGCGCATTTCGAAACCCCGCTCGGCCGCAAGGTGCCCATCGACTACGACGGCGACCACCCTTCCATCGCGCTTCGGCTGCAGGAGATGTTCGGCGTGACGGCGCACCCGACCGTCGGGCCGAGGCGCCTTCCCTTGCGCATCACGCTTCTATCGCCCGCGGGCCGCCCGGTTCAGACCACGCTCGACCTGCCGGGCTTTTGGGCCACGTCCTACACCGATGTACGCAAGGACATGCGCGGGCGCTATCCGAAGCACCCCTGGCCTGAAGACCCGACCGAACACGCACCGACCCTCAGGGCGAAACCGCGCCGCAGCTGA
- the argF gene encoding ornithine carbamoyltransferase yields MNHFLDIHKTGPSELRAMIDQARAMKDARNNRPKGMADDETPLSGRMIALIFEKPSTRTRVSFDVGARQMGAETMVLSGKEMQLGHGESIADTARVLSRYVDLIMLRTFEEDTLLEMAEHATVPVINGLTDNSHPCQIMADIVTYEEHRGDIGGRKFVWSGDGNNVCSSWLHAAGQFGFDLTFTGPETLDPNPKAVEFARTKGRKIEITRDPLAAARDADAIVTDTWVSMHDPESARERRHNQLRPYQVNAAMMSEGKPDALFMHCLPAHRDEEATSEVMDGPQSVIFDESENRLHAQKAILRYCLGV; encoded by the coding sequence ATGAATCACTTCCTCGACATCCACAAGACCGGGCCATCCGAGCTCAGGGCCATGATCGACCAGGCCCGCGCGATGAAGGACGCTAGGAACAACCGTCCCAAGGGGATGGCCGACGACGAGACGCCGCTTTCGGGCCGCATGATCGCGCTCATCTTCGAGAAGCCTTCGACCCGGACACGGGTCTCCTTCGATGTCGGCGCGCGCCAGATGGGGGCCGAGACGATGGTGCTCTCGGGCAAGGAAATGCAACTCGGCCACGGCGAGTCGATCGCTGACACCGCGCGGGTCCTGTCTCGCTACGTCGATCTCATCATGCTTCGCACCTTCGAGGAGGACACGCTTCTCGAGATGGCCGAACACGCCACCGTGCCGGTGATCAACGGTCTGACCGACAATTCGCATCCCTGCCAGATCATGGCAGATATTGTCACCTACGAGGAGCATCGCGGCGATATCGGCGGCCGCAAATTCGTTTGGTCGGGCGATGGCAACAACGTCTGCTCGAGCTGGCTGCACGCGGCGGGCCAGTTCGGGTTCGACCTGACCTTCACCGGCCCCGAGACGCTGGACCCCAATCCGAAGGCGGTCGAGTTCGCCCGCACGAAGGGCCGGAAGATCGAGATCACGCGCGATCCGCTCGCGGCGGCGAGGGATGCCGACGCGATCGTGACCGACACCTGGGTGTCGATGCACGATCCCGAAAGCGCGCGCGAGCGGCGGCACAACCAGCTTCGCCCCTATCAGGTCAATGCCGCGATGATGTCCGAGGGCAAGCCGGACGCGCTTTTCATGCATTGCCTGCCCGCCCATCGCGACGAGGAGGCGACGAGCGAGGTCATGGACGGGCCGCAATCGGTGATCTTCGACGAAAGCGAAAACCGGCTTCATGCCCAGAAGGCGATTCTGCGGTACTGCCTCGGGGTCTGA
- a CDS encoding aspartate aminotransferase family protein, whose translation MIPSILPTYNRAALSFVKGEGSWLIEADGTRYLDLGAGIAVNALGHANPTLVAALTEQAGMLWHVSNLYRIPEQQRLADLLVANTFADTVFFTNSGTEAAELAIKMARKYWYEKDQPERTEILTFEGAFHGRSTGAIAAAGSEKMVKGYGPLMPGFRQLPWGDKEAVEGAISGATCAVMVEPIQGEGGIRLMPDADLRALRVLCDRTGALLIFDEVQCGMGRTGRLFAHEWAGVTPDIMMVAKGIGGGFPMGAVLATEAAAIGMTAGTHGSTYGGNPMACAVGAAVMEIVADPAFLAEVNRKAGLFRQRLEGLVADHPDIFESVRGQGLMLGLRCKLPPADIVKAGYERHLLTVPAADETLRLLPPLTITDEELAEAVRRLDAAATAVGKAPAPSSV comes from the coding sequence ATGATCCCGTCGATCCTTCCGACCTACAACCGCGCGGCCCTTTCCTTCGTGAAGGGCGAAGGCAGCTGGCTGATCGAGGCCGACGGGACCCGATATCTCGATCTCGGCGCCGGGATCGCCGTGAACGCGCTCGGACACGCGAACCCCACGCTGGTCGCGGCGCTGACCGAGCAGGCAGGAATGCTCTGGCACGTGTCGAACCTCTACCGGATCCCCGAACAGCAGCGGCTCGCCGACCTTCTGGTTGCCAATACGTTCGCAGATACCGTGTTCTTCACGAATTCGGGCACCGAGGCGGCCGAGCTCGCGATCAAGATGGCACGGAAATATTGGTACGAGAAGGATCAGCCCGAACGGACCGAGATCCTCACTTTCGAGGGCGCGTTCCACGGCCGCTCCACAGGCGCAATTGCGGCCGCGGGGTCGGAGAAGATGGTCAAGGGTTATGGGCCTCTCATGCCGGGCTTCCGGCAATTGCCTTGGGGCGACAAGGAAGCGGTCGAGGGGGCGATCTCCGGCGCGACTTGCGCGGTGATGGTGGAGCCGATACAGGGCGAGGGCGGAATCCGCCTCATGCCGGACGCCGATCTCAGAGCGCTGCGCGTGCTTTGCGACCGGACGGGCGCGCTTCTGATCTTCGACGAGGTTCAGTGCGGCATGGGCCGCACGGGCCGACTGTTTGCTCATGAATGGGCGGGCGTGACGCCCGACATCATGATGGTCGCCAAGGGCATCGGCGGCGGCTTCCCCATGGGTGCGGTTCTCGCGACCGAGGCGGCCGCCATTGGCATGACGGCGGGCACGCACGGCTCCACCTACGGCGGCAATCCCATGGCCTGCGCCGTTGGCGCAGCGGTTATGGAGATCGTCGCCGATCCAGCCTTTCTTGCGGAGGTGAACCGCAAGGCGGGACTCTTCCGGCAACGCCTCGAGGGCCTCGTCGCCGATCACCCCGACATCTTCGAAAGCGTGCGCGGCCAGGGACTGATGCTGGGTCTGAGATGCAAACTGCCGCCGGCCGATATTGTCAAAGCTGGCTACGAGAGGCACCTTCTGACAGTGCCTGCCGCTGACGAGACGCTGAGGCTTCTGCCCCCGCTCACGATCACCGACGAGGAGCTCGCCGAGGCTGTCCGGCGGCTCGACGCCGCCGCCACTGCGGTGGGGAAAGCTCCCGCTCCTTCTTCTGTTTGA
- a CDS encoding GcrA family cell cycle regulator — MSWTDERVELLKKMWAEGQSASQIAKELGGVTRNAVIGKVHRLGLSNRVGGTPEPKTKAAEPAPKPEARPAAQAKPARAEAKAQPQRTEPAAPQPTPARKPIIPAGQPLPPQPSAGEISPEALASVREIEKKARRISLMELTERTCKWPIGDPATEDFWFCGLAAQPGKPYCEAHVGVAFQPMSSRRDRRR, encoded by the coding sequence ATGTCCTGGACCGACGAGCGCGTCGAGCTTCTGAAGAAGATGTGGGCCGAAGGCCAGTCCGCCAGCCAGATCGCCAAGGAACTGGGTGGTGTCACGCGCAATGCGGTGATCGGCAAGGTCCACCGCTTGGGCCTCTCGAACCGTGTGGGCGGCACACCCGAGCCCAAGACGAAGGCCGCCGAACCCGCGCCGAAGCCCGAGGCCCGCCCCGCCGCGCAGGCCAAGCCCGCCCGTGCCGAGGCCAAGGCCCAGCCGCAGCGCACCGAACCTGCCGCGCCGCAGCCCACGCCCGCACGCAAACCCATCATCCCGGCCGGCCAGCCGCTGCCGCCGCAGCCGTCAGCGGGCGAGATCAGCCCCGAGGCGCTCGCCTCCGTGCGCGAGATCGAGAAGAAGGCGCGCCGAATCTCCCTCATGGAACTGACCGAGCGGACCTGCAAATGGCCGATCGGCGACCCGGCGACCGAGGATTTCTGGTTCTGCGGCCTCGCCGCCCAGCCCGGCAAGCCCTATTGCGAAGCCCATGTCGGCGTCGCCTTCCAGCCGATGTCGTCGCGCCGCGACCGGCGGCGCTGA
- a CDS encoding ABC transporter ATP-binding protein yields MTPIISVRDLSKIYASGTAALTSLSLDIREGEILALLGPNGAGKTTFISIVCGLVTPSGGEVRVGGHDIARDFRRARALIGLVPQEISVEAFETVIDTVRFSRGLFGRPRDEAHLEKILKSLTLWDKRDAKINELSGGMKRRVMIAKALSHEPKVLFLDEPTAGVDVNLRREMWQVVRGLREAGVTIILTTHYLAEAEEMADRIGVIDKGRLLLVEDKTKLMHEFGRKRLTVEFIEPIFALPKTLDGHDLDLSDDGLRVSYDYDTRADRTGIAHLLAGFAEAGIAVRDMSTEQSSLEEVFLRLVEENA; encoded by the coding sequence ATGACTCCCATCATCTCAGTCCGCGACCTCTCGAAGATCTACGCCAGCGGGACGGCGGCGCTTACCTCGCTGTCGCTCGATATCCGCGAGGGCGAGATCCTCGCGCTTCTCGGTCCCAACGGCGCCGGCAAGACCACCTTCATCTCGATCGTCTGTGGGCTCGTCACGCCTTCGGGCGGCGAGGTACGCGTGGGCGGCCACGATATCGCGCGCGACTTTCGCAGGGCGCGCGCGCTCATTGGCCTCGTGCCGCAGGAGATCAGCGTCGAAGCCTTCGAGACGGTGATCGACACCGTCCGCTTCTCGCGCGGGCTCTTCGGACGGCCCCGCGACGAGGCTCACCTCGAAAAGATACTCAAATCCCTCACCCTGTGGGACAAGCGGGACGCGAAGATCAACGAACTGTCAGGCGGCATGAAACGCCGCGTGATGATCGCCAAGGCGCTCTCGCACGAACCGAAGGTGCTCTTTCTCGACGAACCGACCGCCGGGGTGGACGTCAATCTCCGCCGTGAGATGTGGCAGGTGGTTCGCGGACTTCGTGAGGCCGGCGTGACGATCATCCTGACGACGCACTACCTCGCCGAGGCCGAGGAGATGGCCGACCGGATCGGCGTGATCGACAAGGGCCGACTTCTCCTCGTCGAGGACAAAACGAAGCTCATGCACGAATTTGGTCGCAAGCGGCTGACCGTGGAGTTCATCGAGCCCATTTTCGCCCTGCCCAAGACACTCGACGGGCACGACCTCGATCTCTCGGATGACGGGCTCCGCGTGAGCTACGACTATGACACCCGTGCCGACCGCACCGGGATCGCCCATCTTCTTGCGGGATTCGCCGAAGCCGGGATCGCGGTTCGGGATATGTCGACCGAACAATCCTCGCTCGAAGAGGTGTTCCTAAGGCTCGTGGAGGAAAACGCATGA
- a CDS encoding ABC transporter permease — translation MNWRAVKTIFDHEMARFWRTLWESLASPVISTVLYFVVFGAAIGGRIQEVEGISYGAFIVPGLIMLTVLQQSVSNASFGIYFPKFIGTMYEILSAPVSFLEVVAGYVGAAAAKAMIIAVVILITSTIFVDITIAHPVWMVAFLILTSVTFSLLGFLIGIWAKDFQQLQIIPLMVITPLVFLGGAFYSASMLPPFWEGVARLNPVLYLISGFRWSFFGLADVPVAVSLIAVAIFLALGLGAVWFIFRTGWRLRS, via the coding sequence ATGAACTGGCGCGCCGTGAAGACGATCTTCGACCATGAAATGGCGCGGTTCTGGCGCACGCTCTGGGAATCGCTCGCCTCGCCGGTCATTTCGACCGTCCTTTACTTCGTTGTCTTTGGCGCGGCGATAGGCGGCCGGATTCAGGAGGTCGAGGGCATTTCCTATGGCGCCTTCATCGTCCCGGGGCTCATCATGCTGACCGTCCTGCAGCAGTCCGTGTCAAACGCCTCCTTCGGCATCTATTTCCCGAAGTTCATCGGCACGATGTACGAGATCCTGTCGGCGCCCGTCTCCTTCCTCGAGGTCGTCGCGGGCTATGTCGGCGCGGCGGCGGCGAAGGCGATGATCATCGCGGTAGTGATCCTGATCACCTCGACGATTTTCGTCGACATCACGATCGCCCATCCGGTCTGGATGGTCGCCTTCCTGATCCTCACCTCCGTCACCTTCTCGCTTCTGGGCTTCCTCATCGGCATATGGGCCAAGGATTTCCAGCAGCTGCAGATCATTCCGCTCATGGTCATCACGCCCCTCGTCTTCCTCGGCGGCGCCTTCTACTCGGCATCGATGCTGCCGCCCTTCTGGGAAGGCGTGGCGCGGCTCAACCCGGTCCTCTACCTCATCTCGGGCTTCCGCTGGTCATTCTTCGGACTTGCCGATGTGCCGGTCGCGGTATCGCTGATCGCGGTGGCGATCTTCCTCGCCCTCGGCCTCGGCGCGGTCTGGTTCATCTTCCGCACCGGCTGGCGGCTGAGAAGCTGA
- a CDS encoding GNAT family N-acetyltransferase, translated as MLACYPEHRSIGLGSQILRIAEQIAHNARLRRTTVIVACNETGARRLYEQHGYIDAASRACVRGDGKTETHEWVLMKKRL; from the coding sequence GTGCTTGCCTGCTATCCGGAGCACCGCTCCATAGGCCTGGGCTCGCAAATTCTGAGGATTGCCGAGCAAATCGCCCATAACGCGCGACTGCGGCGGACGACCGTCATCGTCGCCTGCAACGAAACCGGCGCCCGGCGGCTGTATGAGCAGCATGGCTACATAGACGCGGCATCGCGCGCCTGCGTTCGAGGAGACGGGAAAACAGAGACGCATGAATGGGTGTTAATGAAGAAGCGCTTGTAG
- a CDS encoding LysE family translocator, protein MSDLLFFIATCFALNLAFGPNNLMALTNCARYGIAVAVAANAGRLLVSFPMIIVNALGLGMNLSTSALAFAVVKVAGATCLNWLVWKTLKPSFALPRSELSGARPNLSDAFKQEALVAIGNSKAILIFAAFFPQFVATDAYA, encoded by the coding sequence ATGTCCGATTTGCTGTTCTTCATTGCGACCTGCTTCGCGCTGAACCTCGCATTCGGTCCGAACAACCTGATGGCGCTGACCAATTGCGCGCGGTACGGAATCGCTGTTGCCGTCGCCGCCAACGCTGGTCGGCTGCTGGTGTCCTTTCCAATGATCATCGTCAACGCATTGGGTCTAGGGATGAACCTGTCCACCTCGGCGCTCGCTTTCGCGGTCGTCAAGGTGGCCGGGGCCACCTGCCTGAATTGGCTAGTTTGGAAGACGCTGAAGCCATCCTTCGCGTTGCCGCGCAGCGAGCTTTCCGGTGCCCGCCCGAACCTGTCCGATGCCTTCAAGCAAGAAGCACTTGTGGCTATCGGAAACTCGAAGGCGATCCTGATTTTTGCGGCGTTCTTTCCGCAGTTCGTTGCTACGGACGCCTATGCCTAG
- a CDS encoding nuclear transport factor 2 family protein, which produces MTPVELVEKWVKAFNAGDAEGLAALCHNDAVNHQGRRSRSKAANASG; this is translated from the coding sequence ATGACGCCAGTCGAACTAGTTGAGAAATGGGTGAAAGCCTTCAACGCGGGCGATGCGGAGGGCCTGGCAGCGCTTTGTCACAATGACGCGGTAAACCACCAGGGGCGCAGGAGCCGGTCAAAGGCCGCGAACGCATCCGGATGA